The genomic DNA ACGCGGCTGGCGCCCTATTCCGGCATCCCGACCTTCCTCGCAGCGCCCTACCGGCAGGTGGCCGCCGAAAATCCCGATTTCGGCGACCTGCAGGTGGCGATGATCGGCGTGCCGATGGACCTCGGCGTCACCAACCGACCCGGCGCGCGCTTCGGACCGCGGGCGCTGCGCGCCATCGAGCGCATCGGCCCCTACAACCATGTGCTGGAATGCGCGCCGACGCACGAGCTTCGCGTCGCCGATATCGGCGACACACCGTTCCGCAGCCGCTACCGGCTGGAGATCAGCCACGAGGACATCGAAAAGCGCACCAATCAGATCGTCGACGCCGGCGTGCTGCCGCTTTCGGTCGGCGGCGACCATTCGATCAGCCATCCGATCCTGAAGGCCGTCGGCAAAAAGGCGCCGGTCGGCTTGATCCATATCGACGCCCACTGCGACACCAGCGGCCTGTTCGACATGACCAAGTTCCACCACGGCGGACCGTTCCGCAACGCGGTGCTGGACGGCGTGCTCGATCCCACCCGCACGATCCAGATCGGCATTCGCGGCTCGGCCGAATATCTGTGGGAGTTCACCTATGAATCCGGCATGACCGTCGTGCACGCCGAGGAGGTGACCGGCTTCGGCGTCCCCGCCATCATCGAGAAGGCGCGCAAAATCGTCGGCGACGGCCCGACCTACATTTCCTTCGACGTCGACAGCATCGATCCGGCCTTCGCGCCGGGCACCGGGACACCGGAAGTCGGGGGGCTGACGACGCGCGAGGTACTCGAGCTGCTGCGCGGCCTGAAAGGTCTCAACATCGTCGGCGGCGACGTCGTCGAGGTGGCGCCGCAATATGACTCGACCACCAACACCGCCCATGTCGGCGCGCAGGTGCTGTTCGAGATTCTCAGCCTCATGGTGTTCAGCCCGGCAATCAAGAAGGGCTGACGTCTGTTTATTTTCACGCAATTCCGGACGGAAGCTATGGCGAAGTCTCCAAGCCTAAACCGCGTCTCACTTTTCCTGGAATTGCTCTAACCAACACGGCCGCCGCGCTGGAGCCGGCGGCCGGTTTCAATAACAAGCTTCCAGCAGGGGAACTATAATGACACTTCGCAATGCACTGAAATCCGCCATCGCGGCAGCCATGATGCTCGCCGCCGCCGGCCTCGCCACGCAGGCGAGAGCCGACGCGGTCGACGACATCACCAAGGCCGGCGCGATCAATGTCGGCATCTTCTCGGACTTCCCGCCCTTCTCCTCGGCCAGCGCCGACATGAGCATCAAGGGCTATGACATCGACGTCGCGCAGGCGATCGCCGATTCCTTGAAGGTGAAGCTCAACCTCGTCAGCGTCACCGGCCAGAACCGCATCCCGTATCTCACCGACAAGCGCGTCGACATCCTGATGAGCGTCGGCTACTCGAAGGAGCGTGAGCAGGTGATCGACTTCGCCGCCGCCTACGCGCCCTACTACATCGCCGTCATCGGCCCGGCCGAGCTCGCCGTCAAAGGCAAGGATGACCTCGCCGACAAGTCGATCGCCGTCAACCGCGGCACGCTGGAGGATACCTCTCTGACCGAGGCGGCACCTTCTTCGGCCGACATCCGCCGCTTCGACAACTACAATTCCGTCATCCAGGCCTTCATCTCCGGCCAGACCCAACTGATGGTCGTTGGCAACGACGTCGGCGCGCAGGTGCTGGCCAAGCAGGAAGCGCTGAAGCCGGAGCAGAAGTTCCAGTTGCTCACCTCGCCCTCGCATATCGGCCTCAACAAGAACGAGGACCGGCTGAAGAAGGCGGTGAACGACGCCGTCGCCAAGATGCTGGCCGACGGCAAGCTGGACGAGAGCTCGAAGGCCTGGCTGAAGACGCCGCTTAATCCCGACAACCTCAAGGATTGATCTCCCGAGCGGTTCAGCGCCGCAAGAAGAGCTGAACCGCTCCCGCACTTGTTTCCTGCGCTACGCGCTTTCCAACAAGGCCAATCGCTATGGGCTACAGCCTCGACTTCGGCTGGCTTGCGGGTGCCGTGGGCGCGATCGCGCGCGGCGCGGCGACGACGGTCCTGCTGATCGTCGTCACCACGCTGGCGGGGACCTTGCTGAGCATCCTCGGCGCCGCCGGCAAACGAAATGGCCCGAAGCCGCTCCGGATGGCGATCGCCGCCTATGTCGAGGTGATGCGCAACACACCGTTCCTGGTGCAGCTCTTCTTCATCTTCTTCGGGCTGCCCAGCCTCGGCGTCAGGCTCGATCCGATCCTTGCCGCGATGCTGGCGATGACGCTCAACATGGCGGCCTACACGATCGAAATCGTCGGCGCCGGTCTCGACGCCGTGCCGCGCGGACAGACTGAAGCGGCGCTTGCGCTCGGCCTCAGGCCTCGCCAGGTCTTCATCAAGATCGTGCTGCCGCAGGCGCTGAAGGTGATCTATCCGGCGCTGACCAGCCAGATCGTCATCATGATGCTGGAATCGGCCGTCGTGTCGCAGATCGCGGTGCGCGAGCTGACCTATGAGGCCGATATGCTGCAGGCGCGGACCTTCCGCGCCTTCGAGACCTATCTGGTGGTGACCCTGGTCTATCTCGGCCTGTCGATGGGACTGCGCCGGCTGCTGGTCAGCGGCGGGCGCCGCGCACTCGGAGCCGGCGTGTCATGATCGAATTCACCTTCTGGGACATAGTGCGCAACCTTCTGCTTGCCGCCCGCTGGACGGTGCTTTTATCGCTGGCCGCCTTCGTCGGCGGCGCGCTGGTCGGGCTCATCGTGCTGTTCTTCCGCATAGCCAAGAACAAATGGATCAAGCGGATCGCTTCCGGCTACATCGCGCTGTTCCAGGGAACGCCGCTGCTGATGCAGCTCTTTTTGATGGTCTTCGGCCTGCCGATGCTCGGGCTGCGCATCGAGCCGTGGACGGCGGCGATGCTGGGGCTGACCTTCTTCGCCAGCGCCTATCTCGCCGAGATCTGGCGCAGCGGCGTCGATGCGCTGCCGCGCGGCCAATGGGACGCCGGCGCCAGCCTCGGGCTGCACTATCTGCAGGAGCTCAGGCTGATCATCCTGCCGCAGGCCTTCGCGATCACGCGCGCGCCGACCGTCGGCTTCCTGGTGCAGCTCATCAAATCGACGGCGCTGACCTCGATCATCGGCTTCGAGGAACTGGTGAGGACCTCCAACGCCATCAACAATGCGACCTTCGAGCCGTTCACCGTCTATGGGCTGGTGGCGCTGATCTTCTTCGTCATGTGCTTCCCGCTGACGCAATATGCACGGCGGCTCGAGCGCGCGGCAGTTCGCTGAGCTACGAGCACATCGCGCTGATGCGGCGGTGTGATACGCCACGTTGCCTTGCACGATATGAGCAAACCCCGCCAACGGGCCGACAATTGTTACACGCATCCGTGCCGGTTGAACTGAGGATGGGTTGCCCTACAGCCTTTCACGGAAACGCCGAACCGCTCCGCCTCTTTGTTTCTACGCAATTCCTGACGGAAAACCGCCACGCACTTTTCCTGGAATTGCTCTAAGCCGTAGCTACAAGAGTCGGAAACGCGCGCGATATTCGCTTGGAGTGATTGCGGACGATCTGAGCATCGCCCTGCGCAGGCTCTGCTCGTCCCCCAGACCAACAAGGCGCGCGATCCCCTTGAGCGGGAGTTTGCCGTCTTCCAGGGCACGCTTGGCAGCTTCCAGTCTCAATTGCTCGACGAACTTGGCGGGCGTCCGACCGGTTTCTTGCACGAACCTGCGCGCGAGCGTCCTTGGCGACATGGAGGCTTTGCACGCAAGTGCGTCCACCGAGAGTTCTTCATGAAGATTGCTCGATATCCACGTGATGAGGTCGGCAATCGATCCATCAGCCCGGGTCTGCGCCTCGAACGCCGTGCTGAACTGCTCCTGATTGCCTGGGCGATTGAGATAGACGACGAGGGTCCGCGCAACGTCCATTGCGACCGGTCGTCCGAGGTCTTCCTCGATCAATGCCAGAGCAAGGTCGATCCCGGCGGTCACGCCGGCAGACGTCCAAAGGTTTCCGTCCTTGATGTAGATCGGCCCGCGCTTGACTTTGGCCGCCGGACGGATTTGAGCCAGTTCGTCCAGCCAACGCCAATGGGTGGTGATTGTCTTGCCATCGGCAAGTCCGGCTTCCGCGAGAGCAAAGGCGCCGGTGCAGGCCGAACAGAGCCGGCGCATGCTCGAAGCCCGCGTGCGCAGCCATTCTAGAAATGCGTCCGAGCCGGCGGGAAGGCGACCGCCGCCGCACCCGACCACGATCAGCGTGTCGATCACCTGACCGTCCAACGCCCCCACCGGTTCCGTCGCTATCGGAAGTCCACTCCGCGTGGCGACGGGACCGCCCGACTCGGACAGTATGCGCGTTAGATAGGGATCCCGGCCACCCATCGAAGGATGTGCGCGTGCCACCGTGAAGGCTTCGAGCGGGCCGATAAGGTCGAGCGCGACCATATCGCCGATGAGCACAAAGGCGACGCACCTAGGTTCCGGCGGCGCGATAGACCTGCCTTCATCCATTGGCAGAATTTGATGGAACATTGTCATTCCGTCAACTCGCCAGGCGCCTATGTTGGGAATAGCAACGTGCGAAGCCCAGCAGTTGCGAGACCCTCCGGCAAGCGTCCTGCAGTCGCGTTTGTCCAAGTCAAGCGGAGAGAAAAGATGGAATTCAAGCGCATCGTAACGGGACAGGACCGGGACGGACGAGCCCGCTTCCTTTACAATTTTGTCGAGCCCCACCGCGAAGTCTTCATGCACGTGCCCGGTTTGGTGGTGTCGACCCTCTGGGCAACCGAAAACGAGCCTGCCATACCGGGGAAAGTAACGGATCCGGTCCCGTCGATAACCTCCCTCGTAGCGGCGCCGGGCGAGACCCGGTTCATGAAGGTCGTCTTCCCGCCCGACAGCGTTCTGGAAACCATCAATGACTGGGGCGCCGCGGGTGCCGAATACGCCAGCAGACTGCCCGGCCTCGCCGAGACCTTCGAACCGGAGCACCCCGGAATGCACACAACGCAAACCATCGACTACATCGTCCTGTTGTCGGGAGAGCTTTGGCTGGAACTGGACGATAACGAGGAACGTCATCTCACGCCCGGCGATGTCGTCGTACAGAACGGCACGCGTCATGCCTGGCGTAACCGGGGAACGGAACCCGCTACGATATTCTCGGTTATGGTCGGGGCTGATCCGGAACGGGCATGAAGCGGAGGTGATTGCATACCAGACAGAGAATTCGCTCCGATCGCCGGCATGCGCCCGATCGAGAAACTCGATGAGAGTGCGATCGATCTCGTGCCGATTTGTGGCCACCGCGCTTTCGGCGCTTTGAGCGCCGCCTTCGGCATCCGGATCATCGTCAACAGCTGAGGAGAGCGCCATGCCCGACCACAAGCACGCCGCTACGCACACGACAACGCATGCCCGCCAGCCGATCTCAGGCGAGACAAGGTTGCGTGCGGCCGATCAACCGATCGTCACCACGCAAGAGCTTCCTTCCGCCGTCCCGCTCATGGCACTTTCGACCGGCTTCTGGGCTTTCAAGACCCTGGCTGCAGCACACGAGCTGGGCCTGTTCAGTCACCTTGCCGGCGGTGCCGGCACAACGGTTGCGGAGCTGGCGGAGGCGACCGGTCTCAATCCGCGCCCGGCCGAGATGCTGTTGACCGGCTGCGCTGCGCTCGGGCTTCTGGAGAAAGCGGACGGCCGTTATCGCAATACGCCCCTAAGCGAAGCCTATCTCGTGCGCGGGAAGCCGTATTACTTCGGTGGCTTCGTGCAGATGGCCGACAAGCGGCTCTATCCGGGCTGGGGCAGACTTGCCGAGGCGCTGCGCACCAACCGGCCAACCACGTGGGACCCGGCAGTGCAATCCTCGATGTTTGACGGCGAGGATCCGACGACGCTGGCACTCTTCTGGGAGGCGATGCATTCGCTCTCCACGATGACCGCGCGCAAGCTCGGCGAAGCCGTGGATCTCGGTCAATTCCGCCACCTTCTGGATATCGGCGGCGGATCGGGCGCGTACGACATCGAGCTTTGCAAACAGTATGGGGCACTGCGTGCGACCGTGTTTGACTTGCCGCATGTGGCCGCGATCGCCGCGGGAAAAATCGCCGAGGCCGGCTTGACCGACCGTATCGAGACCGCCGGCGGCGACTTCTTCGAACAGCTTCCCAGGGATCACGACGTGCATCTCCTGTCGATGATCCTGCACGATTGGGACGAGGCGAAGGACCGCACCCTCCTGCGCCGCTCCTTCGAGGCTTTGCCGAGCGGCGGTGCAGTCGTCATCAGCGAGCTTCTCGTCAATAACGAAAAGACCGGGCCGGCGCCAGCTGCGCTGATGAGCCTCAACATGCTGATCGAGACGGAAGGGCGAAACTACACGCCGGCCGAATATTCGGCGTGGCTCGAAGAAGCCGGATTCCGCAACATCGAGACGGTCTGGTTCGACGCACCCGCCGCGAACGGCGCCGTGATCGGCCGCAAACCGTAAGACGCAAAAGGCGCAGGATCGCCGGTCGATCAATGCCCGAAGGAGAGCACCAGCGCGATGCGGTCGCGCCTGAGCCAACGCACGAGCAGCAGCGCCGCCACCACGGCCAGCCCCGACGCCAGGCCGATCCAGATGCCGGCGCCGTGGAGGCCGAAATGGAAGGCGAGCAGCACGCCGAGCGGCAGGCCGACGCCCCAATAGCCGATCGCGGCATAGATCATCGGCACCTTGGTGTCGTGCAGGCCGCGCAGCATGCCGGCGGCCACCGCCTGCGCGCCATCGAAGATCTGGAACAACGCGGCAAAGACCAGGAACGACACCGCAAGCCCGATCACCCTGGCATTGCCCGGATCGGCGAGATCGATGAAGGCGCTGATCAGAAGATGCGGCCACAGGATCATCACCAGCCCCATCAGCGCCATGAAGGAGACGCCGATGACAAAGGCGGTCCAGCCGGCGCGCGAGACGCCTTCCGGATTGCCGGCGCCATGCGCAAGGCCGACCCGCACGGTGACCGCCTGGTTAAGGCCGAGCGGCACCATGAAGGAGATCGAGGCGATCTGGATGGCGATCGCATGCGCTGCCAACGAATCCGCGTCGATCAGGCCCATCAGCAGTGCTGCCGCATTGAAGATCGTCACCTCGAAGGCGAGGATGCCGGCGATCGGCAGGCCGAGCCTCAGCAGGCCGCGGAAGCGCGGCCAGTCGGAGCGCCAGAAGCGGCCGAACAGGCGATAGCGGCGGAATTTTTTCTCAAGCGCCACCACGGCGGCCAAGCCGGCAAACATCAGCGTGCTCGATAGCGAGGTGGCGAGACCAGATCCGGCAATGCCCATCGCGTGAACGCCGAGATTGCCGAACATGAACACCCAGTTGAAGAAGGCGTTGCAGGCAACCGCCACGAACACGATGATCAACGCCCAGCCCGGCCGCTCCAGCGCCGAGATGAAGGAACGCAGGACGATATAGCCGTAGAAAGGCAGCACCGCCCATTGCAGCCAGTGCAGGTAGATGCCGGCCTGATGCGCGAGCTCCGGCTTCTGGCCCATGGCCAAAAGCACCTCTTCGCCATCCCAGAGGAACAGCCAGATCGGGATCGAGATCAGGATCGCCAGCCACAGGCCCTGGCGCACGGTGCGGCGCAGATCGCGCACCGAATGGCGGCGGCGGCCGAGCTCGGTCGCCATCATCGGCGAGGTCGCCAGCATCAGGCCGAGGCCGAAGATCAGCGGCATGAAATAGAGGTTGGAGCCGAGCGCGCCGGCGGCCAATGTGTCAGGCCCCAGCCGGCCCATCATCATGACGTCGGTCGCGGTCATGGCGGTCTGGCCGAGATTGGTGAGCACCATCGGCCAGGCAAGCGCCAGCGTCGCCCTGATTTCCTGACGCCAAAGATTTTCCGGCGCGCGAGCGCCGGCTTCGATCGCAGACATTTTCCGCTCTTCAGACCACGGCGCGTCGGGATCATGCCCGGAAGCCGCACGCAAACGGCGCAAAATGGCGCCGTTTGCGTCGTCTTGTGAACGAAATGCGACATATTGGCAAGGGAGGAGGAGCGGCCAGTCGTTGATCCAGCAGGAAGGCCGAACGGCGGCTGCGTTCACTTGCCCGCAGGGTGCTGCTACGGATGTCCGAAGACACAGAGCCGGCGTGAGATGCCGGGAGGAATGGATGCCGTTCAGACGCAGAAAGAACACGGCCGCGATCCCGCGAACGGTGCCGGCCTTCGAGCATATCGTCACCGAAGCGAGCGAGAGCTTCCTGTGGCGGCTCGACGACTATCCATGGGAGCGCAACGTCTGGAATTTTCACCCAGAATACGAGATCCATTTGCTCAGGAAATCCTCAGGCGTCGTGCTGGTCGGCGACCATATCGGCGAGTTCGGGCCGGGCTACCTGACGATCGTCGGCGGCGGCCTGCCGCATGACTGGGTGACGGCGGTGCAGCCGGGAGAGTTGATCGAGGGCCGCGATATCGTGCTGCAGTTCGACCCGGAGCGGCTGCGCAGCTCGGCGGGGCTGCTGCCGGAGCTGCGCGAGCTTGAGCCGTTCCTGGAGCGTTCGCTGCGCGGCATGGTCTTCCATGGCCGCACCGCGGTCGACGGGGCAGAGCTGATGGAGCGGATGGGCACCGTGCAAGGGCTCACCCGCTTCCGCCTGTTCCTCGAACTGGTCGATATGCTGGCCAAGACCGATGAGTACGAGCTCCTGTCGTCGCCGGATTTCTCGCCGGTGCTCGACGCCGCCTCGCTGGACATCATCCAGCGCACGCTGACCTATCTCTTCCAGCACTTCGCCGAAGACCTGAAGCTGCCAGAAGTGGCCGCGCTCGCAGGAATGAGCGAAAGCACGTTCTCTCGCTTCTTCCAGAAGAATACCGGCAACAGCTTCAGCGACCACGTCGCCAAGCTGAGACTCTGGCAAGCCTGCAAACTGCTCGCCGATACCGATATCCCGATCACCGACATCTGTTTCCAGGTCGGCTACATGAACATCTCCAACTTCAACCGCGCCTTCCTGCGCAAGCACAAGATGACGCCGTCATCCTACCGCAAGCTGTCGCGGCAGCGGCTGGCGCTGCGGACGTGATCCGCGAAGATCCAGCGCCTCTCACCGCACTGATACTCGTGTGACAGACAGACTCTGCCTGCGCCATTTTTTGCGCCGCACAATGCATAAAAGTACAGGTTTTCCGCAACAGGGCTTCTAGTCTCGCCCTGTCCAACTCCTCATTTTGGCGACGGGTGGCAGGTCGCCCGGGCGACGGTGAGGGTCGCTTAGCCCGAGGACCTCCGCTTCCCGCGAATGTTCCTGGAGGAGAAAAATCAATGAAATCAAATCGGCTCGCTGCCAGCCTCGGCGCAGCGTTCGTGCTTACCGCTTCCGTATCCACCGCGGCACTGGCGCAGGCGCCGGTCTGCTCGGCACCGGTCAAGGTGCTGGCGCAGCCGCGCGACGGGCTGACGCTTCTGGAGGACTCGAAGGACGAGTTCCAGAAGCTCTCCGGCGCCGGCTTCCAGATCGACTACCTCAACGAGAACGACCGCCGCGCGAAGTCGCGCGCCGACGCCTCCACCGTCGGCATTTACAACGTCTACTATGTCGACGAGGCCAATGTCGCGCTGTTCGCCTCGTCCGGCTGGATCGCGCCGCTGACGGACTATTATCCGGCCGAGTACGACTTCGCCGACTTCGATCCGGGCCGCCAGAAGGTCGCCACCTATGACGGCAAGGTCTGGTTCGCGCCGCTGACCGGCGGCGGCGACCTGATGGTCTACCGCAAGGATGTGCTGGAGGCCGCCGGCGTCCAGCCGCCGAAGACTCTCGACGAGCTGATCGCCGACGTGGCGAAACTGAACGATCCCGACAAGGGCGTTTACGGCATCGCCCTGCGCGGCGCGCGCGGCTCGGGCGCCAATGTCTGGCGCTGGATGCCTTTCTTCAAAGCCTATGGCGGCAAATGGTTCGACGGTGACAAGCCGGCTTTCAATTCGGACGCGGCCGTGAAGGCGACGGAGACCTACCTCAACCTGTTCAAGGACTCGGCGCCCGGCACGCAGACCGGCAGCTGGGATGAATCGACGGGCGCCTTCCTCTCCGGCCAGGTCGCCATCCTCGTCGAATCGACGCCGCTGTCGGGCATGGCGGTCGATCCGAAGACCTCGCAGGTGGTCGGCAAGGTCGGCTTCCTGCCGCCGCCCTCGCCGCTGCCCGGCGGCGGCTACGGACATGGGCTCGCCATCGGCACCAAGGCCAATGCGGACGAAGCGTCGAAGAAGTGCGCCGGCCTGTTCATCGCCTGGGCGACGTCGAAGGAGAACGAGAAGCGCAGACTCGACGCGCACCAGTTCGGCGAGCTCAACCGCACCAGCATCCTCTCCAGCAAGGAATTCGCTGACATCTACGGCGCCGATCTCGGACAGGCGCTGGCCGACACCGGCAAGGTCACGGCGGTGAACTTCTGGCAGGATCCGCGCTGGCCCGATCTCGGCGACCGCTGGGGCATCATCCTCGAGGAGCTGGTCACCGGCACCCGCACCGACATCAAGGGTGGCCTCAACGAGCTCGAGACCTACGCCAACGAGCTGGTGAAGAAGAAGTGATCCTCCCGCCCGTGGCGCGCGGTCGCCGGCATTCGTCGGAATGCCGGGACCCGTGCGCCGCGGGTCCCGCCAGCGATCCGATCATTTTGTTTGAACGCAATTCCTGACGGAAAACCGCGTCACACTTTTCCTGGAATTGCTCCGATATTCCCGAGGATAGGCAATGCGCCGACGCTCTTCCCTGCCCGTCACCTTTCTCGTTCCGACGCTCGCAATCCTGCTCGTGCTGTCTATGGTGCCGACGCTCTATGCCATCGTCATTGCCCTGCAGAACCGCGAATTGAGCGCGCCGGGTTATTCCTGGGTCTGGTTCTCGAACTTCGCCGATCTCTTCCTCGACCGCCGCTTCCTCAACGCCGTCTGGGTGTCGGTGAAATGGGAGGTCGTCACCGTCGTGGCAACGATGGCGGTGGCGATCGGGCTCGGCGTGCTCATGTTCGAGGTCGCCGCGCCGCGCCTGCGCAACATCTACTGCCTGCTGTTCATCATTCCGGTGCTGCTGCCGCGCGTCTCTGCGGCCTTCGTCTGGAAGTTCGCCTATCACCCGCTCTACGGCATCGCCACCTATCCCTACCGGCTCATCACCGGCGGGCTGATCTTCGACCCGCTGTCCAAGGCCTCGACGGCGCTGTTCGCCGTCGC from Mesorhizobium sp. M1E.F.Ca.ET.045.02.1.1 includes the following:
- a CDS encoding amino acid ABC transporter permease yields the protein MIEFTFWDIVRNLLLAARWTVLLSLAAFVGGALVGLIVLFFRIAKNKWIKRIASGYIALFQGTPLLMQLFLMVFGLPMLGLRIEPWTAAMLGLTFFASAYLAEIWRSGVDALPRGQWDAGASLGLHYLQELRLIILPQAFAITRAPTVGFLVQLIKSTALTSIIGFEELVRTSNAINNATFEPFTVYGLVALIFFVMCFPLTQYARRLERAAVR
- a CDS encoding cupin domain-containing protein, coding for MEFKRIVTGQDRDGRARFLYNFVEPHREVFMHVPGLVVSTLWATENEPAIPGKVTDPVPSITSLVAAPGETRFMKVVFPPDSVLETINDWGAAGAEYASRLPGLAETFEPEHPGMHTTQTIDYIVLLSGELWLELDDNEERHLTPGDVVVQNGTRHAWRNRGTEPATIFSVMVGADPERA
- a CDS encoding amino acid ABC transporter permease, which codes for MGYSLDFGWLAGAVGAIARGAATTVLLIVVTTLAGTLLSILGAAGKRNGPKPLRMAIAAYVEVMRNTPFLVQLFFIFFGLPSLGVRLDPILAAMLAMTLNMAAYTIEIVGAGLDAVPRGQTEAALALGLRPRQVFIKIVLPQALKVIYPALTSQIVIMMLESAVVSQIAVRELTYEADMLQARTFRAFETYLVVTLVYLGLSMGLRRLLVSGGRRALGAGVS
- a CDS encoding transporter substrate-binding domain-containing protein, whose amino-acid sequence is MTLRNALKSAIAAAMMLAAAGLATQARADAVDDITKAGAINVGIFSDFPPFSSASADMSIKGYDIDVAQAIADSLKVKLNLVSVTGQNRIPYLTDKRVDILMSVGYSKEREQVIDFAAAYAPYYIAVIGPAELAVKGKDDLADKSIAVNRGTLEDTSLTEAAPSSADIRRFDNYNSVIQAFISGQTQLMVVGNDVGAQVLAKQEALKPEQKFQLLTSPSHIGLNKNEDRLKKAVNDAVAKMLADGKLDESSKAWLKTPLNPDNLKD
- a CDS encoding sugar ABC transporter permease — its product is MRRRSSLPVTFLVPTLAILLVLSMVPTLYAIVIALQNRELSAPGYSWVWFSNFADLFLDRRFLNAVWVSVKWEVVTVVATMAVAIGLGVLMFEVAAPRLRNIYCLLFIIPVLLPRVSAAFVWKFAYHPLYGIATYPYRLITGGLIFDPLSKASTALFAVASVDVWQWGLFFAVIVLKLLETLPPQPIEAARLDHAKRWQIHAYVTLPMLKAPLISLMFVKMIESLRSFDLIYVMTRGGPGVATETLDMYAFSQGFIESGKVSYASAMAVLMMIATVITFTFLWKRVQA
- a CDS encoding extracellular solute-binding protein yields the protein MKSNRLAASLGAAFVLTASVSTAALAQAPVCSAPVKVLAQPRDGLTLLEDSKDEFQKLSGAGFQIDYLNENDRRAKSRADASTVGIYNVYYVDEANVALFASSGWIAPLTDYYPAEYDFADFDPGRQKVATYDGKVWFAPLTGGGDLMVYRKDVLEAAGVQPPKTLDELIADVAKLNDPDKGVYGIALRGARGSGANVWRWMPFFKAYGGKWFDGDKPAFNSDAAVKATETYLNLFKDSAPGTQTGSWDESTGAFLSGQVAILVESTPLSGMAVDPKTSQVVGKVGFLPPPSPLPGGGYGHGLAIGTKANADEASKKCAGLFIAWATSKENEKRRLDAHQFGELNRTSILSSKEFADIYGADLGQALADTGKVTAVNFWQDPRWPDLGDRWGIILEELVTGTRTDIKGGLNELETYANELVKKK
- a CDS encoding helix-turn-helix domain-containing protein, whose product is MFHQILPMDEGRSIAPPEPRCVAFVLIGDMVALDLIGPLEAFTVARAHPSMGGRDPYLTRILSESGGPVATRSGLPIATEPVGALDGQVIDTLIVVGCGGGRLPAGSDAFLEWLRTRASSMRRLCSACTGAFALAEAGLADGKTITTHWRWLDELAQIRPAAKVKRGPIYIKDGNLWTSAGVTAGIDLALALIEEDLGRPVAMDVARTLVVYLNRPGNQEQFSTAFEAQTRADGSIADLITWISSNLHEELSVDALACKASMSPRTLARRFVQETGRTPAKFVEQLRLEAAKRALEDGKLPLKGIARLVGLGDEQSLRRAMLRSSAITPSEYRARFRLL
- a CDS encoding acetylserotonin O-methyltransferase; its protein translation is MPDHKHAATHTTTHARQPISGETRLRAADQPIVTTQELPSAVPLMALSTGFWAFKTLAAAHELGLFSHLAGGAGTTVAELAEATGLNPRPAEMLLTGCAALGLLEKADGRYRNTPLSEAYLVRGKPYYFGGFVQMADKRLYPGWGRLAEALRTNRPTTWDPAVQSSMFDGEDPTTLALFWEAMHSLSTMTARKLGEAVDLGQFRHLLDIGGGSGAYDIELCKQYGALRATVFDLPHVAAIAAGKIAEAGLTDRIETAGGDFFEQLPRDHDVHLLSMILHDWDEAKDRTLLRRSFEALPSGGAVVISELLVNNEKTGPAPAALMSLNMLIETEGRNYTPAEYSAWLEEAGFRNIETVWFDAPAANGAVIGRKP
- a CDS encoding AraC family transcriptional regulator, producing the protein MPFRRRKNTAAIPRTVPAFEHIVTEASESFLWRLDDYPWERNVWNFHPEYEIHLLRKSSGVVLVGDHIGEFGPGYLTIVGGGLPHDWVTAVQPGELIEGRDIVLQFDPERLRSSAGLLPELRELEPFLERSLRGMVFHGRTAVDGAELMERMGTVQGLTRFRLFLELVDMLAKTDEYELLSSPDFSPVLDAASLDIIQRTLTYLFQHFAEDLKLPEVAALAGMSESTFSRFFQKNTGNSFSDHVAKLRLWQACKLLADTDIPITDICFQVGYMNISNFNRAFLRKHKMTPSSYRKLSRQRLALRT
- the speB gene encoding agmatinase, producing the protein MGYDRGKLEALRRKYGESHGGEMFDPKFRKVADKIFNKSGTRLAPYSGIPTFLAAPYRQVAAENPDFGDLQVAMIGVPMDLGVTNRPGARFGPRALRAIERIGPYNHVLECAPTHELRVADIGDTPFRSRYRLEISHEDIEKRTNQIVDAGVLPLSVGGDHSISHPILKAVGKKAPVGLIHIDAHCDTSGLFDMTKFHHGGPFRNAVLDGVLDPTRTIQIGIRGSAEYLWEFTYESGMTVVHAEEVTGFGVPAIIEKARKIVGDGPTYISFDVDSIDPAFAPGTGTPEVGGLTTREVLELLRGLKGLNIVGGDVVEVAPQYDSTTNTAHVGAQVLFEILSLMVFSPAIKKG
- a CDS encoding MATE family efflux transporter, which gives rise to MSAIEAGARAPENLWRQEIRATLALAWPMVLTNLGQTAMTATDVMMMGRLGPDTLAAGALGSNLYFMPLIFGLGLMLATSPMMATELGRRRHSVRDLRRTVRQGLWLAILISIPIWLFLWDGEEVLLAMGQKPELAHQAGIYLHWLQWAVLPFYGYIVLRSFISALERPGWALIIVFVAVACNAFFNWVFMFGNLGVHAMGIAGSGLATSLSSTLMFAGLAAVVALEKKFRRYRLFGRFWRSDWPRFRGLLRLGLPIAGILAFEVTIFNAAALLMGLIDADSLAAHAIAIQIASISFMVPLGLNQAVTVRVGLAHGAGNPEGVSRAGWTAFVIGVSFMALMGLVMILWPHLLISAFIDLADPGNARVIGLAVSFLVFAALFQIFDGAQAVAAGMLRGLHDTKVPMIYAAIGYWGVGLPLGVLLAFHFGLHGAGIWIGLASGLAVVAALLLVRWLRRDRIALVLSFGH